The following coding sequences are from one Chaetodon trifascialis isolate fChaTrf1 chromosome 24, fChaTrf1.hap1, whole genome shotgun sequence window:
- the LOC139352128 gene encoding collagen alpha-1(VIII) chain-like, with product MEAVPLHSFCLLITAFQLCLLHVAHGGAYYGHKQPPQQHQPLPQYNDGYPQQQFMGNEMPHLPYGKEVPLLPQYGKEFPQLPLQIGKERPLTDSKGQTFPRGAKGPLPPGPGGEGLREGPQGVQGPPGPSGPPGPQGPPGLPGQGLPGLPGKPGPAGPQGYPGIGKPGMPGLPGKPGGPGFPGPKGDLGPSGGEGPTGLSGPPGLPGPPGLPGISKPGGQGLPGQTGLSGEPGPKGLRGLPGPAGPKGEKGLGIPGLPGLKGHSGPPGLPGHVGLPGVSKPGLNGLPGQPGIPGKPGPSGEPGLAGPPGERGQPGPPGLPGIGKPGKDGLRGQPGLSGGKGEPGPPGLPGGPGLPGYGKPGFPGPKGHKGHAGLPGPPGLKGDKGHGGLPGVIGPTGPSGMPGPPGPIGPPGSLGFPGQKGEDGVGGTKGYPGMKGEVGPPGLPGQPGLSGASGLPGSRGFQGPIGPKGEPGFRGSPGAPGVGGLPGQRGEVGQPGEKGHQGPQGIPGLTGPGGPIGPPGLPGRKGETGLPGKPGYPGEGKRGLPGHIGLQGNPGPSGPAGLPGQPGPPGPPGPPGLPATSPDLGQILPVSGPYNGQKQVYKKNGGDISGSGLEVPAFTAKLTNPFPPVGSPVIFDKLLHNGNQNYNPQNGIFTCSIPGIYYFAYHVHCKGGNVWVALMKNNEPVMYTYDEYKKGLLDQASGSAVLPLRQGDTVHIQLPSDQAAGLYAGQYVHSTFSGYLLYPM from the exons ATGGAAGCTGTGCCCCTCCATTCTTTCTGTCTACTCATCACAGCGTTCCAGCTGTGTTTATTACATGTGGCCCACGGAGGGGCGTATTATGGACATAAACAGCCGCCTCAACAGCACCAGCCCTTGCCACAGTACAATGACGGGTATCCTCAGCAGCAGTTTATGGGGAACGAGATGCCACATCTGCCTTATGGCAAAGAAGTGCCATTACTGCCACAGTATGGCAAAGAGTTTCCTCAGCTGCCTTTGCAAATTGGCAAAGAGAGGCCACTGACTGATAGCAAAG gacAAACATTCCCCAGAGGGGCTAAAGGTCCACTTCCCCCTGGTCCTGGTGGGGAGGGTCTAAGAGAGGGACCACAAGGAGTTCAGGGTCCCCCAGGACCGTCAGGACCACCAGGACCACAAGGGCCACCTGGGCTACCAGGCCAGGGATTGCCAGGGTTGCCAGGAAAGCCAGGGCCTGCTGGTCCTCAGGGCTACCCAGGAATTGGAAAACCTGGCATGCCAGGATTACCAGGAAAACCCGGAGGACCCGGCTTTCCAGGACCAAAAGGTGACCTTGGTCCCAGTGGTGGTGAGGGACCAACTGGACTTTCTGGGCCTCCGGGGCTCCCAGGTCCCCCTGGACTCCCTGGGATTTCGAAACCAGGAGGTCAGGGGCTGCCCGGACAGACGGGTCTTTCAGGGGAGCCTGGCCCAAAAGGTCTACGTGGGCTTCCTGGTCCTGCAGGTCCCAAGGGAGAGAAAGGACTCGGTATACCTGGTTTACCAGGTTTAAAAGGACATAGCGGACCACCGGGTCTACCTGGACATGTGGGCCTCCCTGGGGTAAGTAAACCCGGCCTGAATGGTCTCCCTGGACAGCCAGGGATACCAGGAAAGCCTGGTCCTTCAGGGGAGCCAGGACTGGCAGGACCACCTGGTGAAAGAGGTCAACCAGGACCACCTGGCTTGCCAGGAATTGGGAAACCAGGAAAAGATGGTTTGAGAGGGCAACCAGGGCTCTCTGGAGGGAAAGGGGAACCAGGTCCTCCTGGTTTACCGGGTGGTCCAGGGTTGCCAGGCTATGGTAAACCAGGATTTCCAGGACCTAAGGGGCACAAGGGACATGCTGGTCTCCCTGGACCTCCGGGCCTAAAAGGTGATAAAGGTCACGGAGGTCTTCCTGGGGTCATTGGTCCCACTGGTCCTAGCGGTATGCCTGGCCCACCAGGTCCAATAGGGCCTCCTGGTAGTCTTGGCTTCCCAGGGCAAAAGGGAGAGGATGGTGTCGGGGGAACAAAAGGATATCCAGGAATGAAAGGTGAAGTAGGCCCTCCCGGTCTTCCAGGACAGCCGGGTTTATCGGGAGCAAGCGGACTACCGGGATCAAGAGGTTTTCAAGGGCCCATTGGCCCCAAAGGAGAACCTGGTTTTAGGGGTTCACCTGGTGCCCCTGGTGTTGGAGGACTACCTGGACAAAGAGGAGAGGTTGGACAACCGGGAGAGAAAGGCCACCAGGGTCCACAGGGTATTCCGGGACTTACAGGACCCGGGGGACCGATCGGACCTCCTGGGCTGCCAGGGCGAAAAGGCGAAACAGGCCTGCCCGGTAAACCTGGGTATCCTGGTGAGGGAAAGCGAGGACTCCCCGGTCATATTGGTCTTCAAGGTAACCCTGGCCCAAGTGGCCCTGCTGGGCTTCCAGGGCAACCGGGACCACCCGGACCCCCCGGTCCTCCAGGACTGCCCGCTACGTCTCCTGACCTCGGACAGATCCTCCCAGTGAGCGGCCCGTACAATGGCCAAAAACAAGTTTACAAGAAGAACGGAGGCGACATTAGCGGAAGTGGGCTGGAAGTGCCTGCGTTCACTGCTAAGCTCACAAATCCATTCCCTCCTGTTGGTTCTCCTGTCATCTTTGACAAACTCCTACACAATGGCAATCAAAACTACAATCCCCAAAATGGCATTTTCACCTGTAGCATACCGGGGATCTACTACTTTGCTTACCACGTCCACTGCAAAGGAGGTAATGTGTGGGTGGCACTGATGAAGAACAATGAGCCAGTCATGTACACATATGATGAATACAAAAAGGGCTTGCTAGATCAGGCATCAGGGAGCGCTGTACTCCCGTTACGACAAGGAGACACTGTGCACATACAGCTGCCATCTGACCAGGCTGCAGGACTTTATGCTGGTCAGTATGTTCACTCAACATTTTCTGGATACTTATTGTACCCAATGTAA